Proteins from a genomic interval of Syngnathus typhle isolate RoL2023-S1 ecotype Sweden linkage group LG15, RoL_Styp_1.0, whole genome shotgun sequence:
- the LOC133167907 gene encoding transcription elongation factor SPT6, which yields MSDFIESEAEESEEEFEEKELKPKKTQRFMEDDDEEEEDNTEDQDERGNLRGLIDDGDEEEETGGQKSASGGDSDSEEEVRHRRKKRNYNDLDEDDLDLIEENLGVKVKRRKKKYDRVKTLDDDDDDDDEKDLIADEIFHGDGDGEPEEGEPVHEPLQQTGDDEEGEDEESDIDDFIVDDDGQPITKKRGKKFSGYTDAALQEAQEIFGGDFDFAEFDVDAYDQGEEEEEDQDEEGWDRPKKQTKRRQGRKSIFELYEPSELESSHMTDQDNEIRTTDMPERFQLRSIAVKPAEDEELEEEAEWIFRHGFSTLTISIQESADYLERGTSTNFSRQGPSTIAKIKEALNFMRNQQFEVPFIAFYRKEYVEPELNINDLWKVWQWDEKWTQLKTRKQNLTRLFQKMQSYQFEQISADPDKPLADGIRPLDTADMERLKDVQTLEELGDVYNHFLLYYGRDIPKMQNAAKASKKRLRKINQVTEDGEEEEVEVEEEEEQKGPDLKLASRRDMYSICQSVGLDGLAKKFGLTPEQFGENLRDSYQRHETEQFPAEPMELAKDYVCSQFPGPEAVLEGTRYMVAMQIAREPLVRHVLRQTFQERAKINIKPTKKGKKDVDEAHFAYSFKYLKNKAVKELSGDQFLKMCLAENEGLLSIDICIDLVGVKGYAGDQTYFDEIKQFYYRDEFSHQVQEWNRQRTLAIERALNQFLYPQMAKELKSKLIAEAKESIVRSCCRRLYNWLKVSPYRPDQQLEEDDDLMDESQGKGIRVLGVAYAPSRDTPVFCALINGEGEVADFLRLPYFMKRRNAFREDEREKKANDIENLKRFLSSKKPHVVAVAGENRDAQMIIEDIKRTISELEQESSLPSVGVELVDNELGTLYMNSKKSETDFRDYPPLLRQAVSIARKIQDPLVEYAQVCSSDEDIICLKLHPLQEHVVKEDLLSALYCEFINRVNEVGVDVNRAIAHPHTQSLVQYVCGLGPRKGSHLIKILKQNNTRLENRTQLVTMCHMGPKVFINCAGFIKIDTASLGDSTDSYIEVLDGSRVHPETYEWARKMAVDALEYDESAEDANPAGALEEILENPERLKDLDLDAFAEELERQGYGNKGITLYDIRAELSCRYKDLRVPYRVPNTEEVFNLLTKETPETFYIGKLITSVVTGIAHRRPQGESYDQAIRNDATGLWQCPFCQQDNFPELSEVWNHFDSGSCPGQAIGVRSRLDNGVQGFIPTKFLSDKVVKHPEERVKVGMTVHCRIMKIDIEKFSVDLTCRTSDLSDKANEWKLPKDTYYDFDAESEDLKLEEELKKKQQRTPYIKRVIAHPNFHNISFNQAEKMMESLDQGDLIIRPSSKGENHLTVTWKVADGIYQHVDVREEGKENAFSLGHTLWINNEEFEDLDEITARFIQPMASFARDLLSHKYFQDCNSGSKEKMEELLVRTKREKPTFIPYFVSACKALPGKFLLGYQPRGKPRVEYVTITPDGFRYRSQIFPSVNGLFRWFKDHYQEPVPGITPTNSNSSRTRTPASLNATPANINIADLTRAVNSLPRNMTSQMFNAIAAVTGQGQNQNPNSTPAQWGSSQYGYGGSTGGGGSSSAYHVFATPQQPIATPLMTPSYSFTTPSQQNMGTPQYPGSTPQSTHAHHNHHGHGSGTPGSTVSSSRGRTPQQQQPKPSGSGSGGGSTAAVDWGKMAEQWLKEKEAEGRKKTPRMTPRPSPSPMIESTPMSIAGDATPLLDEMDR from the exons ATGTCGGACTTCATCGAGAGTGAGGCCGAGGAGTCCGAGGAGGAGTTTGAAGAGAAAGAGTTAAAGCCCAAGAAGACACAGAGGTTCATGGAGGATGATG acgaggaggaagaagacaacACTGAGGACCAGGACGAGCGAGGCAACTTGCGTGGGCTCATCGATGATggcgatgaagaggaggagacgGGAGGTCAAAAGAGTGCAAGTGGAGGTGATAGCGACTCGGAGGAGGAAGTCCGGCATCGCCGCAAGAAGCGAA ATTACAACGACCTGGACGAGGACGATCTGGACCTCATTGAGGAGAACTTGGGTGTGAAAGTCAAGAGGAGG AAGAAGAAATACGACCGCGTAAAAACGCtggacgatgatgacgacgacgacgacgagaaGGACCTGATCGCCGACGAGATCTTTCACGGCGATGGAGACGGCGAGCCGGAGGAGGGCGAGCCCGTCCACGAGCCTCTCCAGCAGACAGGCGATGACGAGGAAGGAGAAGACGAGGAGTCGG ATATTGACGACTTTATCGTGGATGATGATGGACAGCCGATCACCAAAAAACGGGGCAAGAAATTTTCCGGCTACACGGATGC TGCCCTGCAGGAGGCGCAGGAGATCTTCGGCGGCGACTTTGACTTTGCTGAATTTGACGTCGACGCCTATGACCagggcgaggaggaggaagaggaccaGGATGAAGAGGGCTGGGACCGGCCCAAGAAGCAGACCAAGAGGCGGCAGGGCCGAAAGAGCATCTTTGAGCTCTACGAGCCCAGTGAGCTGGAGAGCAGTCACATGACCGACCAGGACAACGAGATCCGCACCACCGACATGCCCGAGAGGTTCCAG CTGCGATCGATCGCCGTCAAACCGGCTGAGGacgaggagctggaggaggaagCGGAGTGGATCTTCAGACACGGCTTCTCCACGCTCACCATTTCCATTCAG GAGAGCGCCGATTATTTGGAGCGCGGGACGTCCACCAACTTCAGCCGCCAAGGCCCTAGTACCATCGCCAAAATCAAAGAAGCGCTCAACTTCATGAGGAATCAACAATTTGAG gttccATTTATTGCATTCTACAGAAAAGAGTATGTGGAACCAGAGCTGAACATCAATGACCTGTGGAAGGTGTGGCAGTGGGATGAAAAG TGGACTCAGCTGAAGACCCGCAAGCAGAACCTTACGCGACTCTTTCAAAAGATGCAGTCCTACCAGTTTGAGCAGATCTCCGCCGACCCCGATAAACCTTTGGCTGACGGGATACGCCCGCTGGACACGGCCGACATGGAGAG GCTGAAGGACGTCCAGACGCTGGAAGAGCTCGGTGACGTGTACAACCACTTCCTGCTCTACTACGGCCGAGATATTCCCAAGATGCAGAACGCCGCCAAGGCCAGCAAGAAGAGGCTCCGCAAGATCAATCAAGTCACAGAAGACG gcgaggaggaggaagtggaggtagaagaagaggaggagcagaAGGGTCCAGATCTCAAGCTGGCGTCTCGCCGGGACATGTACAGCATCTGCCAAAGCGTGGGCCTCG ACGGCCTGGCCAAAAAGTTCGGCCTGACCCCTGAGCAGTTTGGCGAGAATCTGCGAGACAGCTACCAGCGGCACGAGACGGAGCAGTTCCCCGCCGAGCCCATGGAGCTGGCCAAAGACTACGTGTGCAGCCAGTTCCCTGGCCCGGAGGCCGTTCTGGAGGGCACCCGCTACATGGTGGCCATGCAGATTGCCCGCGAGCCTTTGGTCCGACACGTGCTGCGCCAGACCTTCCAAGAGCGAGCCAAGATCAACATCAAGCCCACCAAGAAGGGCAAAAAG GATGTGGACGAGGCCCACTTTGCCTACTCCTTCAAGTACCTGAAGAACAAGGCGGTGAAGGAGCTCAGCGGGGATCAGTTCCTGaaaatgtgcttggctgagaACGAGGGCCTGCTCTCCATTGACATCTGCATCGACCTCGTCGGAGTCAAAGG GTACGCAGGCGACCAGACCTACTTTGACGAGATCAAGCAGTTCTACTACCGAGACGAGTTCAGCCATCAGGTGCAGGAGTGGAACCGTCAACGCACCTTGGCCATCGAGAGAGCCCTCAACCAGTTCCTCTACCCTCAGATGGCCAAAGAGCTTAAGAGCAAGCTCATCGCTGAAGCCAAAGAGAGCATCGTACGG TCGTGCTGCCGTCGACTGTACAACTGGTTGAAGGTGTCTCCTTACAGGCCAGACCAGCAGTTGGAGGAAGATGACGACCTGATGGACGAGAGTCAGGGCAAAGGCATCAGGGTGCTGGGAGTGGCCTACGCACCCAGCAG AGACACGCCCGTCTTCTGCGCGCTGATCAATGGCGAAGGCGAGGTGGCGGACTTTCTGCGCCTGCCCTACTTCATGAAGAGGAGGAACGCCTTCAGGGAGGACGAGCGAGAGAAGAAG GCCAACGACATTGAGAACCTCAAGAGGTTTTTGTCCAGCAAGAAGCCTCACGTGGTCGCCGTGGCTGGTGAAAACCG GGACGCTCAGATGATCATAGAGGACATCAAGAGGACCATCAGCGAGCTGGAGCAGGAGTCGTCGCTGCCCTCCGTCGGCGTGGAGCTGGTCGACAACGAGCTGGGCACGCTCTACATGAACAGCAAAAAGTCCGAG ACGGACTTTCGGGATTACCCACCATTGCTGCGCCAGGCCGTGTCCATTGCCAGGAAGATTCAAGATCCTCTGGTGGAGTACGCACAGGTCTGCAGCTCTGACGAAGACATCATCTGCCTCAAGTTGCATCCCCTGCAG GAACACGTGGTAAAGGAGGACCTCCTCTCTGCCCTCTATTGCGAGTTCATCAATCGGGTCAACGAGGTGGGCGTGGATGTGAACCGGGCCATTGCGCACCCTCACACTCAGAGTCTGGTCCAGTACGTGTGCGGTCTTGGCCCGAGGAAGGGCTCGCACTTGATCAAG ATTCTGAAGCAGAACAACACGCGTCTGGAGAACAGAACCCAGCTGGTCACAATGTGTCACATGGGGCCAAAGGTCTTCATCAACTGTGCGGGTTTCATCAAGATCGACACGGCGTCGCTCGGAGACAG CACCGACTCCTACATCGAGGTCCTGGATGGTTCTCGCGTCCACCCCGAGACGTACGAGTGGGCTCGCAAGATGGCCGTGGATGCGCTAGAGTACGACGAGTCCGCCGAGGACGCCAACCCGGCCGGCGCCCTGGAAGAGATCTTGGAGAACCCCGAAAGGCTCAAAGATCTCGACCTGGACGCCTTTGCCGAGGAGCTGGAGAGACAG GGTTACGGCAACAAGGGCATCACGCTGTATGACAtcagagctgagctgagctgcagGTACAAAGACCTGCGGGTCCCCTACAGAGTCcccaacacagaggaagtcttCAACCTGCTCACCAAGGAAACGCCAGAGACCTTCTACATTG GTAAGCTGATCACCAGCGTGGTGACCGGCATCGCTCACCGGCGCCCCCAGGGGGAGAGCTATGATCAGGCCATCCGTAATGACGCCACCGGCCTGTGGCAGTGTCCCTTCTGCCAGCAAGACAACTTCCCCGAGCTCAGCGAG GTGTGGAACCACTTCGATAGTGGCTCCTGTCCCGGGCAGGCCATCGGGGTGCGGTCGAGACTGGACAACGGCGTGCAGGGATTTATTCCCACCAAGTTCCTGAGCGACAAAGTGGTGAAACACCCCGAGGAGAGAGTGAAG GTGGGCATGACGGTTCACTGTCGCATCATGAAGATCGACATCGAGAAGTTCAGCGTGGACCTCACGTGTCGCACCTCCGACCTCTCGGACAAGGCCAACGAGTGGAAGCTTCCCAAAGACACCTACTACGACTTTGACGCCGAATCCGAAGATCtcaagctggaggaggagctgaAGAAGAAACAGCAGCGCACGC CGTACATCAAGCGCGTCATCGCTCACCCCAACTTCCACAACATCAGCTTCAACCAGGCCGAGAAGATGATGGAGTCCCTGGACCAGGGAGACCTGATCATCAGGCCCAGCAGCAAGGGCGAGAACCACCTCACTGTCACCTGGAAG GTGGCTGACGGCATCTACCAGCACGTGGATGTGAGAGAGGAAGGCAAAGAGAACGCCTTCAGCTTAGGACACACGCTCTGGATCAATAATGAG GAATTTGAAGACCTGGATGAAATCACAGCGCGCTTCATTCAACCCATGGCGTCGTTCGCTCGGGACCTGCTGAGCCACAAATACTTTCAAGATTGTAACAGCGGAAGCAAGGAG AAAATGGAGGAGCTGCTGGTCAGGACCAAAAGGGAGAAGCCCACCTTCATTCCGTATTTTGTGTCTGCGTGTAAAGCATTGCCTGGAAAGTTCCTGCTAGGCTACCAACCTCGAGGAAAGCCACG GGTGGAGTACGTGACCATCACCCCGGATGGCTTCAGGTACCGCTCGCAGATCTTTCCCTCAGTCAACGGATTGTTCCGCTGGTTCAAGGACCACTACCAGGAGCCTGTACCAG GCATCACACCCACaaacagcaacagcagccgCACACGCACGCCAGCCTCCCTCAACGCCACGCCGGCCAACATCAACATTGCCG ACCTGACGCGAGCCGTTAACTCGCTCCCGCGAAACATGACCTCGCAGATGTTCAACGCCATCGCCGCCGTCACCGGCCAGGGCCAGAACCAGAACCCCAACTCCACACCGGCCCAGTGGGGATCCAGCCAATACGGATACGGAGGCAGCACTGGAGGAGGCGGCAGCTCCTCGGCTTATCAC GTGTTTGCCACGCCCCAGCAGCCAATAGCCACACCCTTGATGACACCAAGCTACTCATTCACTACGCCCAGCCAGCAGAACATGGGCACGCCACAGTACCCGGGCTCCACCCCCCAGTCCACGCACGCGCACCACAACCACCACGGTCACGGGTCGGGCACGCCGGGCTCAACCGTGTCGTCGTCACGGGGCCGGActcctcagcagcagcagccaaa GCCAAGCGGCAGCGGAAGCGGCGGCGGCTCCACGGCCGCAGTGGACTGGGGCAAGATGGCCGAGCAGTGGCTGAAAGAGAAAGAGGCCGAAGGTCGGAAGAAGACTCCGAGAATGACCCCGCGACCTTCGCCCAGCCCCATGATCGAGAGCACCCCCATGTCCATCGCCGGGGACGCCACGCCCCTGCTGGACGAGATGGACCGGTAG
- the LOC133167969 gene encoding stromal cell-derived factor 2-like → MRRMASVDSVKLVLFARLFPCLVFLAILFRSSLGSELNFVTCGSLLKLLNVKHNVRLHSHDVRYGSGSGQQSVTGVANVEDSNSYWSVRGTRDATCLRGNPVKCGQNIRLTHVNTGRNLHSHYFSSPLSSNQEVSAFGEEGEGDHLDEWTVECGGQAWERAEAVRLRHKATEAALSVTGEQYGRPISGQREVHAMAGHGQHSLWKAMEGVFIKPTEGLPVAQRDYTHTEF, encoded by the exons ATGAGAAGGATGGCTTCAGTGGACTCAGTGAAGCTTGTGCTTTTTGCTCGCCTTTTCCCTTGTCTTGTGTTTTTGGCGATTTTGTTCCGGAGCTCACTCGGCTCGGAATTGAATTTTGTCACGTGCGGTTCTTTGCTCAAACTTCTAAACGTCAAACACAACGTGAGACTTCATTCGCATGACGTGCGCTACGGCTCAG GAAGCGGGCAGCAGTCGGTGACGGGTGTGGCCAACGTGGAGGACAGCAACAGTTACTGGAGCGTACGCGGCACCCGCGACGCCACCTGCCTTCGAGGAAACCCCGTTAAGTGCGGTCAAAACATCCGTCTCACGCACGTCAACACGGGACGCAACCTGCACAGCCATTATTTCAGTTCGCCGCTGTCCTCCAACCAG GAAGTGAGCGCTTTTGGCGAAGAGGGCGAGGGCGACCACCTGGATGAGTGGACGGTGGAATGTGGCGGGCAAGCGTGGGAGCGCGCTGAGGCTGTACGCCTGCGCCACAAAGCCACCGAGGCGGCGTTGTCAGTGACGGGCGAACAGTACGGGAGGCCCATCAGCGGCCAGAGGGAGGTCCACGCCATGGCTGGCCATGGGCAGCACAGCCTGTGGAAGGCCATGGAGGGTGTCTTCATCAAGCCCACCGAAGGGCTCCCCGTCGCTCAGCGGGACTACACGCACACCGAGTTCTGA
- the LOC133167985 gene encoding calcium-binding protein 8-like — protein MPFHHVRAGLLYPDNYLSGSLTEGDDAFKLTSISTEELGEIREAFRVLDRDGNGFISKQELGMAMRSLGYMPSEVELAIIMQKLDMDGDGQVDFEEFMTILGPKLLSSDNREGFLGNTIDSIFWQFDMQQLSLDELKQVLFHAFRDHLTMKDIENIIITEEESLNETSGSCPEYEGVHPKKKNRQTCVRKSLICAFAMAFIISVMLIAANQMLRNGME, from the exons ATGCCGTTTCATCACGTGCGAGCGGGCCTCCTGTATCCCGACAACTACCTGAGCGGCTCCCTCACAGAAGGCGACGACGCCTTCAAGCTCACCAGCATCTCCACCGAGGAGCTTGGAG AGATTCGCGAGGCCTTTCGTGTGCTGGACCGCGACGGGAATGGCTTCATCTCCAAGCAGGAGCTGGGAATGGCCATGCGCTCGTTGGGGTACATGCCCAGCGAGGTGGAGCTCGCCATCATCATGCAGAAGCTCGACATGGACG GAGACGGGCAGGTGGACTTTGAGGAATTCATGACGATACTCGGACCAAAGCTGCTGTCATCGGACAACAGAGAAGGTTTCTTAGGCAACACCATCGACAGCATCTTCTGGCAG TTTGACATGCAGCAGCTGTCTCTGGACGAGCTGAAGCAGGTTCTCTTCCACGCCTTCCGCGATCACCTGACCATGAAGGACATCGAGAACATCATCATCACCGAGGAGGAGAGCCTCAATGAAACCTCGGGAAGTTGTCCCGAGTACGAGGGAG TGCATCCCAAGAAGAAGAACCGGCAGACGTGCGTGAGGAAAAGTCTCATCTGCGCCTTCGCCATGGCCTTCATCATCAGCGTCATGCTCATTGCCGCCAATCAGATGTTGCGCAACGGCATGGAGTGA